A single genomic interval of Polyangium spumosum harbors:
- a CDS encoding methionyl-tRNA formyltransferase: MPLRIAFFGLPLAALLLAKDGHSIELCAVCRKDALGLRRARRVFGDRVIVKPRVTDAALLDRVARLQPDLVVSWFWTTRLPMRLVESARLGGIGVHPSLLPRHRGPDPTTWAILAGDAITGVSVHRIAAEYDTGAILEQEELVIDPRWTGWDLARALDRPSLRALRRTCMRLSRGETIAEIPQDEALVTHAPALGDDEHAIRWTWPTDRVLRHVRALAPAPGAFTEIAGALVTVLEAREAAHFPGALAPGEGYAEGGFAVIRTGDGAVILVRGEIDGAPADASALARLFLAPAPLLG, encoded by the coding sequence ATGCCGCTCCGCATCGCGTTTTTTGGCCTGCCCCTCGCGGCGCTCCTGCTCGCGAAGGACGGGCACTCGATCGAGCTCTGCGCCGTCTGCCGCAAGGACGCCCTCGGCCTCCGTCGCGCGCGGCGCGTGTTCGGTGATCGCGTGATCGTCAAGCCCAGGGTCACGGACGCCGCGCTGCTCGATCGCGTCGCGCGCCTCCAGCCCGACCTCGTCGTGAGCTGGTTCTGGACCACGCGCCTGCCCATGCGCCTCGTCGAGAGCGCGCGGCTCGGCGGCATCGGCGTCCATCCCTCGCTCCTGCCGCGCCACCGCGGCCCCGATCCGACGACATGGGCGATCCTCGCCGGCGACGCGATCACCGGCGTCTCCGTGCACCGCATCGCCGCGGAGTACGACACCGGCGCGATCCTGGAGCAGGAGGAGCTCGTGATCGATCCTCGCTGGACCGGCTGGGACCTCGCGCGCGCCCTCGATCGTCCCTCGCTGCGCGCCTTGCGCCGCACCTGCATGCGCCTGTCGCGCGGCGAGACGATCGCCGAGATCCCGCAAGACGAGGCGCTCGTGACGCACGCGCCCGCCCTCGGCGACGACGAGCACGCGATCCGCTGGACCTGGCCCACCGATCGCGTGCTCCGCCACGTCCGCGCCCTCGCGCCCGCGCCCGGCGCCTTCACCGAGATCGCGGGCGCGCTCGTGACCGTGCTCGAGGCCCGAGAAGCGGCGCATTTTCCCGGCGCGCTCGCGCCTGGCGAGGGCTACGCCGAGGGGGGTTTTGCCGTGATCCGCACCGGGGATGGCGCGGTGATCCTGGTGCGGGGTGAGATCGACGGCGCGCCCGCGGACGCCTC
- the ftsE gene encoding cell division ATP-binding protein FtsE → MLVFEDVHKAYRPDQPVLRGMSLTIERGEFVFITGPSGAGKSTLLRLVHRTERVDEGRILFLGRDVGRLREDSIPALRRNIGYVFQDFKLVPSWTVFDNVAVALEVVGLPPRLVRSRVGEALERVGLSGRGDEQAKRLSGGEQQRVAIARAIVGEPALILADEPTGNLDPELAIDILGLFEDIHETGATVLFATHDRTLLDVRPRRVVVLDAGKATDAPNGLDMAGDDVPMNLVA, encoded by the coding sequence ATCCTGGTGTTCGAGGACGTGCACAAGGCCTACCGGCCGGACCAACCCGTCCTGCGAGGGATGTCGCTCACGATCGAGCGCGGGGAGTTCGTGTTCATCACGGGGCCCTCGGGCGCGGGCAAGAGCACGCTGCTCCGGCTCGTGCACCGCACCGAGCGCGTCGACGAGGGCCGGATCCTCTTCCTCGGCCGCGACGTGGGGCGCCTGCGCGAGGACTCGATCCCCGCCCTGCGCCGCAACATCGGCTACGTCTTCCAGGACTTCAAGCTCGTGCCGAGCTGGACCGTGTTCGACAACGTGGCCGTGGCGCTCGAGGTCGTGGGCCTGCCGCCGCGGCTCGTGCGCAGCCGCGTGGGCGAGGCGCTCGAGCGCGTCGGGCTCTCGGGGCGCGGCGACGAGCAGGCCAAGCGCCTCTCGGGCGGCGAGCAACAAAGGGTCGCGATCGCGCGGGCGATCGTGGGCGAGCCGGCGCTCATCCTCGCCGACGAGCCGACGGGCAACCTCGATCCCGAGCTCGCGATCGACATCCTCGGCCTCTTCGAGGACATCCACGAGACCGGGGCCACGGTGCTCTTCGCGACGCACGATCGGACGCTGCTCGACGTGCGCCCGCGGCGCGTGGTGGTGCTCGACGCGGGCAAGGCGACGGACGCGCCGAACGGGCTCGACATGGCAGGTGATGACGTCCCGATGAACCTCGTGGCGTAG
- a CDS encoding murein hydrolase activator EnvC family protein: MKRRTSLASVLLLALASGAAQGGTPVEALPAPQASPLSSVADFERLLKRIEEQQRAAEGELAGIEPRLGTVRKRMLARGRAYYRHVHAGLLPVGEGFDALVDHAARVERVRRALERDIADEKALLERRVELEDRISRLRAERAPLDLQREAMKRAKRALEAEDERRAAFARAFESSSRPDYVAIYGADSGPRDADARLAFEAQKGRLLFPVAGRAEVRRSSKHGVSGIELVTQPGAAVRSVAAGRVVFADRYDSYGLTVIVDHGDRYYSVYASLGGTELRAGDPVASGARVGTAPGAGGSDAVSFEIRRGSTPLDPGPWLGL; encoded by the coding sequence ATGAAGCGCCGAACGTCGCTCGCCTCCGTGTTGCTCCTGGCGCTCGCCTCCGGCGCGGCGCAGGGCGGCACGCCCGTCGAGGCGCTGCCCGCCCCGCAGGCGAGCCCGCTCTCGTCGGTCGCCGACTTCGAGCGACTCTTGAAGCGGATCGAAGAGCAGCAACGCGCCGCCGAGGGCGAGCTCGCGGGGATCGAGCCGCGCCTCGGGACCGTTCGCAAGCGCATGCTCGCGCGCGGCCGGGCCTACTACCGGCACGTGCACGCGGGCCTCTTGCCCGTGGGCGAGGGCTTCGACGCGCTCGTCGATCACGCGGCGCGTGTGGAGCGCGTGCGCCGCGCCCTCGAGCGCGACATCGCCGACGAGAAGGCGCTGCTCGAGCGCCGCGTCGAGCTCGAGGACCGTATCTCGAGGTTACGCGCCGAGCGCGCGCCGCTCGACCTGCAGCGCGAGGCCATGAAACGCGCCAAGCGCGCGCTCGAAGCCGAGGACGAGCGCAGGGCGGCGTTCGCGCGCGCCTTCGAGTCGTCGTCGCGCCCGGACTACGTGGCGATCTACGGCGCCGACAGCGGGCCTCGGGACGCGGACGCGCGCCTCGCTTTCGAGGCGCAGAAGGGGCGCCTGCTCTTCCCGGTCGCCGGCCGCGCCGAGGTGCGGCGCTCCTCGAAGCACGGCGTGAGCGGGATCGAGCTCGTCACGCAGCCCGGCGCGGCCGTTCGTAGCGTCGCCGCGGGTCGCGTGGTGTTCGCCGATCGCTACGACAGCTACGGCCTGACGGTGATCGTCGATCACGGCGACCGTTACTACAGCGTGTACGCGAGCCTCGGCGGCACGGAGCTACGCGCTGGTGATCCCGTGGCCTCCGGCGCGCGTGTCGGCACGGCGCCCGGCGCGGGGGGGAGCGACGCCGTGTCGTTCGAGATTCGCCGCGGATCCACGCCGCTCGATCCTGGCCCCTGGCTCGGGCTCTAG
- a CDS encoding cell division protein FtsX has protein sequence MASERYGVRVPMKAWRPGRGDMRVHVQSIFSLAVAFVCLAASLLVVTNLSAVRDRWSRAGRATVYLRDGVADPEVNELVRALEKTPGVKRVRHVTSVEARREIVVDESDAALASLPPAAFPASLELGFTDDIGENDLQSIALKLRALPAVETVETYQRWTERLSSLLGGGVSASAALAVVVMCAVFSVISSTMRLLLSRRRTEVEVLKLVGATNEFVRRPFVIEGAMQGAAGAAAAIALLGGLFFLVRGRFDHELANLLGLSPSFLPWTVSLGLVLLGGALGATTALVSLRRMAAI, from the coding sequence ATGGCGAGCGAACGGTACGGCGTGCGAGTGCCCATGAAGGCCTGGAGACCCGGGCGAGGGGACATGCGCGTGCACGTGCAGTCGATCTTCTCCCTCGCGGTCGCGTTCGTGTGCCTGGCGGCCTCGCTGCTCGTGGTGACGAACCTCTCGGCGGTGCGTGATCGCTGGTCGCGCGCGGGTCGCGCGACGGTGTACCTGCGCGACGGCGTGGCGGATCCCGAGGTGAACGAGCTCGTCCGCGCGCTCGAGAAGACACCCGGCGTCAAGCGCGTGCGGCACGTGACGAGCGTGGAGGCGCGGCGCGAGATCGTGGTCGACGAGTCGGACGCGGCGCTCGCGTCGTTGCCGCCGGCCGCGTTCCCGGCCTCGCTCGAGCTCGGCTTCACGGACGACATCGGCGAGAACGATCTGCAGTCGATCGCGCTCAAGCTGCGGGCGTTGCCGGCGGTGGAGACGGTCGAGACCTACCAGCGCTGGACCGAGCGCCTCTCGTCGTTGCTCGGCGGCGGCGTGTCGGCGAGCGCGGCGCTCGCGGTCGTGGTGATGTGCGCGGTCTTCAGCGTGATCAGCTCGACGATGCGCCTCCTGCTCAGCCGCAGGCGCACCGAGGTCGAGGTCCTGAAGCTCGTCGGCGCGACGAACGAGTTCGTGCGTCGTCCCTTCGTGATCGAGGGCGCGATGCAAGGCGCGGCGGGCGCGGCGGCGGCGATCGCGCTGCTCGGCGGGCTCTTTTTCCTGGTGCGCGGGCGCTTCGATCACGAGCTCGCGAACCTGCTCGGGCTCTCGCCCTCGTTCTTGCCCTGGACCGTCTCGCTCGGGCTCGTGCTCCTCGGCGGCGCGCTCGGCGCGACGACGGCGCTCGTGAGCCTGCGGCGGATGGCGGCGATCTGA
- a CDS encoding ATP-binding protein: MSSSLRKKIFIVEDQRIVAADLENTLLSLGYDVAGSAASGERAIEKVLASRPDLVLMDIRLEGKMDGIQAAERIRAELDVPIVYLTAYADEETILRAKTTSPFGYLVKPFNERELRGAIEIALYKHETDRILHERKLALAEEEARRRASERAVETQAFLDETTLLLTSSLETEGTLQKAAELAVPRLGDLCFVDLANDKGILVVCAAAGAPEDQAITAELSRTISCRLGADYAFQNGGKVLHEEVQNVDCLSHLLGTTDLDHLRALGPISYICVPIELRGKRLGVVELVRRTERGRYDTTHLGVAQELARRFGIALDNARLYREAQEAIRVRDEFFMIASHELRTPLTPLQLQLEALERSLRRAGLLNEHLTGRVERCSRQIFRLTRLVETLLDVTRITAGQLLIEPEVTDLCALVREVADRFAMEAHEAGSTIELRACESLRGQWDPMRLDQVLSNLLENAVKYGCGRPIDVEVVEEDDVVRIAVTDRGLGIAPEACARIFERFERAVSLRHYGGLGLGLFIARQIVEAHGGTIEATSQPGAGSTFTVTLPRWGVAAASEVA, encoded by the coding sequence ATGAGCAGCTCGTTGCGCAAGAAGATCTTCATCGTCGAGGACCAGCGGATCGTCGCCGCGGACCTCGAGAACACGCTGCTCTCGCTGGGCTACGACGTCGCCGGCTCCGCGGCCTCCGGCGAGCGCGCCATCGAGAAGGTGCTCGCCTCCCGCCCCGACCTCGTGCTGATGGACATCCGCCTCGAAGGCAAGATGGACGGGATCCAGGCCGCAGAGCGGATCCGCGCCGAGCTCGACGTCCCCATCGTCTACCTCACGGCCTACGCCGACGAGGAGACCATCCTCCGCGCGAAGACCACGAGCCCCTTCGGGTACCTGGTCAAACCCTTCAACGAGCGCGAGCTGCGCGGCGCGATCGAGATCGCGCTCTACAAGCACGAGACCGATCGGATCCTGCACGAGCGCAAGCTCGCGCTCGCCGAGGAAGAAGCCCGGCGCCGCGCCTCCGAGCGCGCCGTCGAGACACAAGCGTTCCTCGACGAGACCACGCTCCTGCTCACGAGCTCGCTCGAGACCGAAGGCACGCTCCAGAAAGCCGCGGAGCTCGCGGTCCCGCGCCTCGGCGATCTCTGCTTCGTCGACCTCGCGAACGACAAGGGCATCCTCGTCGTCTGCGCCGCCGCCGGCGCGCCCGAAGACCAGGCGATCACGGCGGAGCTCTCCCGCACGATCTCGTGCCGCCTCGGCGCCGACTACGCCTTCCAGAACGGCGGCAAGGTCCTCCACGAGGAGGTGCAGAACGTCGACTGCCTGTCCCACCTGCTCGGGACGACGGACCTCGATCACCTGCGCGCGCTCGGGCCGATCTCGTACATCTGCGTCCCGATCGAGCTCCGCGGCAAGAGGCTCGGCGTGGTCGAGCTCGTGCGCCGCACGGAGCGGGGTCGTTACGACACGACCCACCTCGGGGTGGCCCAGGAGCTCGCGCGGAGGTTCGGCATCGCGCTCGACAACGCTCGCCTCTACCGCGAGGCGCAGGAGGCGATCCGCGTCCGCGACGAGTTCTTCATGATCGCCTCGCACGAGCTCCGGACCCCGCTCACGCCGCTGCAGCTCCAGCTCGAGGCGCTCGAACGTTCCCTCAGGCGGGCGGGGCTCCTGAACGAGCACCTCACGGGGCGCGTCGAGCGCTGCTCCCGGCAGATCTTCCGGCTCACGCGGCTCGTGGAGACCCTGCTCGACGTGACACGCATCACGGCAGGTCAGCTCTTGATCGAGCCCGAGGTCACGGACCTCTGCGCCCTCGTCCGCGAGGTGGCCGATCGCTTCGCCATGGAGGCGCACGAGGCCGGCAGCACGATCGAGCTGCGCGCTTGCGAGTCTCTTCGGGGCCAGTGGGATCCGATGCGGCTCGACCAGGTGCTCTCGAACCTCCTCGAGAACGCGGTGAAGTACGGCTGTGGTCGGCCGATCGACGTCGAGGTCGTGGAGGAGGACGACGTCGTGCGGATCGCCGTCACCGATCGTGGCCTCGGCATCGCGCCCGAGGCGTGCGCGCGGATCTTCGAGCGGTTCGAGCGCGCCGTGTCGCTCCGGCATTACGGAGGGCTCGGCCTCGGCCTCTTCATCGCGCGGCAGATCGTCGAGGCGCACGGCGGGACGATCGAGGCGACGAGCCAGCCCGGCGCGGGCTCGACCTTCACCGTGACCCTGCCGCGCTGGGGCGTCGCGGCGGCGTCCGAGGTCGCGTGA